A single window of Archangium gephyra DNA harbors:
- a CDS encoding DotU family type IV/VI secretion system protein yields the protein MQRVTEATKDCFDAAIRIRNSDAATVPPPEVLHHRLRGVVDEMLRRAAVLGFSHQDAQDMAYAIVALLDEAALTRPEPYRSFWMTNLLQLQYFNENVAGDGFFHRLQGIRKDPHRAEVLQVYYLCMLFGFQGRYRIRGGELELMTLIDSVQKDLERAKPFDYDVLSPHGERPTESMLAGKRRISPMVISLGAMMLALLVYGGLVLGLDGTVDTFLNEIKLHVATTTGGTR from the coding sequence ATGCAACGAGTCACCGAAGCCACCAAGGACTGCTTCGACGCGGCCATCCGCATCCGCAACTCGGATGCCGCCACGGTCCCCCCTCCAGAGGTGCTGCACCACCGTCTGCGCGGAGTCGTGGACGAGATGCTGCGGCGCGCCGCCGTGCTGGGCTTCAGCCACCAGGACGCCCAGGACATGGCCTACGCCATCGTCGCCCTGCTCGACGAGGCCGCCCTCACCCGGCCCGAGCCCTACCGCTCGTTCTGGATGACCAACCTGCTGCAGCTCCAGTACTTCAACGAGAACGTCGCCGGTGACGGCTTCTTCCACCGCCTGCAGGGCATCCGGAAGGATCCACACCGCGCCGAGGTGCTGCAGGTCTACTACCTGTGCATGCTCTTCGGCTTCCAGGGCCGCTACCGCATCCGCGGCGGCGAGCTGGAGCTGATGACGCTCATCGACTCGGTCCAGAAGGATCTGGAGCGGGCCAAGCCGTTTGATTACGACGTCCTGTCACCCCACGGGGAGCGGCCCACCGAGTCCATGCTTGCAGGCAAGCGCAGGATCTCGCCGATGGTCATCTCGCTGGGAGCGATGATGCTCGCCCTGCTCGTCTATGGCGGGTTGGTGCTCGGCCTGGACGGCACCGTCGACACCTTTTTGAACGAGATCAAGCTCCACGTGGCCACTACCACCGGAGGCACGCGATGA
- the tssM gene encoding type VI secretion system membrane subunit TssM, with protein sequence MIWAIVITTLVGMAWGAIAMLGLPPILTGLVATGMLLLFALGRWIVGKVKARKAAKKLEGALEQQAEEQVKTVRPDLQPEIKAMQAEFSKAVEALKTSKLSRGRKDALAVLPWYLIVGPPGAGKSTALRNSGLKFPYLSAKGGGVRGVGGTRNCDWWLTNEAVILDTAGRYVSSEDDKPEWFAFLDTLTQYRPKRPINGLIVAVSVSELMGVDPQVAGELGQSIRERLDEITSRLRTLVPVYLMITKCDLIPGFTEMYADLTRSERGQIWGFTSPMNAQAEASTDLLLERFDELVTVLEQRTLKRLGQERRLESRENIYQFPQKFDSLRKNLAEFIQPLFLDNVYQDTPVMRGLYFTSGTQEVRPMERLANSSGEFFGDSRPQETSAEGRSYFLWDIFTKVMFQDQEMAVRSSIEEQRYRRRQLVLTATYFTAAALMLVLPIVSYFQNRALARDVRDAITAVQLDDRDDLARVKDLSPLQTQLQTLTKHKTEGAPFWLRFGLYQGDKLFPQARAFYNTALRRVLLGNQYERIEQNLKIFADNQDSPEWKPGSAEYAHHFDALKMYLLITWPHTPREPMLDEAHQDWLVDQMVRHWTHVKGAGGEANLQQAISRHARTYIEMLAADPEQLGFARNNTIVRSSRRALNRVPVTTLELDRIIADVSREYPDQTLDDIVGGVPAMRGTKQVRGAFTKIAWEQAVRSRLENAFKNKESWVLDADAKEDEEKARADLRTRYYQQYIQEWRDFLNAITVRPPDDVDQMQSLLETLTRGKPPAFGKLFRALAYNVQLVRTPKDEEKSTARKMLEKVLPADKKDEPKLVDPDASTGEYTLGPRDVEKEFTTLIRFSNEKSPSGDGEEQLTAMDFYQDQLALVLNALLGVKEKPSESGALLEKIKTTRESVAMLVKKYESNVPILEKLLLPPFQDMRSIVFAGVAQNKSNDFCEAVAKPFSALMTNRYPFVRESMQDAPLAELSEFLRPSGGTLRKFLQQHLADEVVTSGRKVTFANLNTREMYRDDLLTFLEKANNLSTTLFPGDTVDPLVRFQVRVRAGTSPDTAPSEISAITLTIDGTDELYRNGPDNVWKPMSWPGQAGKLGAHIHVENASGATADIDEPGEWGLFRLLERVKRIEPSGDGRFFTAVWEIEDMNGALVAIDFRPERTANPFFGLSGNNTSRLLQIFRDPGLSPPLGIARGGKGCIEMVSTNGAP encoded by the coding sequence ATGATCTGGGCCATCGTCATCACGACATTGGTGGGCATGGCGTGGGGTGCGATCGCCATGCTGGGACTGCCGCCGATCCTCACCGGGCTCGTCGCCACGGGCATGCTGCTGCTCTTCGCGCTCGGCAGGTGGATCGTCGGCAAGGTGAAGGCACGCAAGGCGGCCAAGAAGCTCGAGGGCGCGCTGGAGCAGCAGGCCGAGGAGCAGGTCAAGACGGTCCGGCCGGACCTGCAGCCGGAGATCAAGGCCATGCAGGCCGAGTTCTCCAAGGCGGTGGAGGCGCTCAAGACCTCCAAGCTGTCGCGGGGCCGCAAGGACGCCCTGGCGGTGCTGCCCTGGTACCTCATCGTCGGACCGCCGGGCGCGGGCAAGAGCACCGCGCTGCGCAACTCGGGGCTGAAGTTCCCCTACCTGTCCGCCAAGGGTGGCGGCGTGCGGGGCGTGGGCGGCACGCGCAACTGCGACTGGTGGCTCACCAACGAGGCCGTCATCCTCGACACCGCCGGCCGCTACGTGAGCAGCGAGGACGACAAGCCCGAGTGGTTCGCCTTCCTCGATACGCTGACGCAGTACCGCCCGAAGCGGCCCATCAACGGCCTCATCGTGGCGGTGAGCGTCAGCGAGCTGATGGGCGTGGATCCCCAGGTCGCCGGCGAGCTGGGACAGAGCATCCGCGAGCGCCTGGACGAGATCACCTCGCGCCTGCGCACGCTGGTGCCCGTGTACCTGATGATCACCAAGTGTGATCTCATCCCCGGCTTCACGGAGATGTACGCGGACCTGACGCGCTCCGAGCGTGGGCAGATCTGGGGTTTCACCTCGCCCATGAACGCGCAGGCGGAGGCCTCCACGGACCTGCTGCTGGAGCGCTTCGACGAGCTGGTGACGGTGCTGGAGCAGCGCACGCTGAAGCGGCTGGGCCAGGAGCGCCGGCTGGAGTCGCGCGAGAACATCTACCAGTTCCCCCAGAAGTTCGACTCGCTGCGCAAGAACCTGGCCGAGTTCATCCAGCCCCTCTTCCTGGACAACGTGTACCAGGACACGCCGGTGATGCGCGGGCTGTACTTCACCAGCGGCACCCAGGAAGTGCGGCCGATGGAGCGGCTGGCGAACTCCTCGGGTGAGTTCTTCGGCGACTCGCGCCCCCAGGAGACGAGCGCGGAAGGCCGCAGTTACTTCCTGTGGGACATCTTCACCAAGGTGATGTTCCAGGACCAGGAGATGGCCGTCCGCAGCTCCATCGAGGAGCAGCGCTACCGCAGGCGGCAACTGGTGCTCACGGCCACCTACTTCACGGCCGCGGCCCTGATGCTGGTGCTGCCCATCGTCTCCTACTTCCAGAACCGGGCGTTGGCGCGCGACGTGCGCGACGCCATCACCGCCGTGCAGCTCGATGACCGCGACGACCTGGCGCGCGTCAAGGATCTCTCCCCGCTGCAGACGCAGCTCCAGACGCTGACGAAGCACAAGACGGAGGGCGCCCCCTTCTGGCTGCGCTTCGGGCTGTACCAGGGTGACAAGCTCTTCCCTCAGGCGCGGGCCTTCTACAACACCGCCCTGCGCCGGGTGCTGCTCGGCAACCAGTACGAGCGCATCGAGCAGAACCTGAAGATCTTCGCGGACAACCAGGACTCGCCGGAGTGGAAGCCCGGCTCCGCGGAGTACGCGCACCACTTCGATGCGCTGAAGATGTACCTGCTCATCACCTGGCCGCACACGCCGCGAGAGCCCATGCTCGACGAAGCGCACCAGGACTGGCTGGTGGACCAGATGGTGCGGCACTGGACGCACGTGAAGGGCGCGGGAGGCGAGGCCAACCTGCAGCAGGCCATCAGCCGCCACGCCCGCACGTACATCGAGATGCTGGCGGCGGATCCAGAGCAGCTGGGCTTCGCCCGCAACAACACCATCGTGCGCTCCTCACGCCGGGCGCTCAACCGAGTCCCCGTGACCACGCTGGAGCTGGACCGCATCATCGCCGACGTGAGCCGCGAGTACCCGGACCAGACGCTGGACGACATCGTCGGTGGCGTCCCCGCCATGCGCGGCACCAAGCAGGTGCGCGGAGCCTTCACGAAGATCGCCTGGGAGCAGGCGGTGCGCAGCCGCCTGGAGAACGCCTTCAAGAACAAGGAATCCTGGGTGCTGGACGCGGACGCCAAGGAGGACGAGGAGAAGGCCCGCGCCGATCTGCGCACGCGTTACTACCAGCAGTACATCCAGGAGTGGCGGGACTTCCTCAACGCCATCACCGTCCGGCCTCCGGATGACGTGGACCAGATGCAGTCCCTGCTGGAGACCCTCACGCGCGGCAAGCCGCCCGCCTTCGGCAAGCTGTTCCGCGCGCTCGCCTACAACGTGCAGCTGGTGCGCACTCCGAAGGATGAGGAGAAGAGCACGGCGCGGAAGATGCTCGAGAAGGTCCTGCCCGCCGACAAGAAGGACGAGCCGAAGCTGGTGGATCCGGACGCGTCCACGGGCGAGTACACGCTCGGGCCCCGGGACGTGGAGAAGGAGTTCACCACGCTCATCCGGTTCAGCAACGAGAAGTCCCCCTCGGGTGACGGCGAGGAGCAGCTGACGGCGATGGACTTCTACCAGGACCAGCTCGCGCTGGTGCTCAACGCCCTGCTGGGCGTGAAGGAGAAGCCCTCGGAGTCCGGAGCGCTGCTCGAGAAGATCAAGACCACGCGCGAGAGCGTGGCCATGCTCGTCAAGAAGTACGAGAGCAACGTCCCCATCCTCGAGAAGCTGCTGCTGCCGCCCTTCCAGGACATGCGCTCCATCGTCTTCGCCGGCGTGGCGCAGAACAAGAGCAACGACTTCTGCGAGGCCGTGGCCAAGCCCTTCAGCGCGCTCATGACCAACCGCTACCCGTTCGTCCGCGAGTCGATGCAGGACGCGCCCCTGGCCGAGCTCTCCGAGTTCCTGCGGCCCTCGGGCGGCACGCTGCGCAAGTTCCTCCAGCAGCACCTGGCCGACGAGGTCGTCACCTCCGGCCGCAAGGTCACGTTCGCCAACCTCAACACGCGCGAGATGTACCGCGACGACCTGCTCACCTTCCTGGAGAAGGCGAACAACCTGTCCACCACCCTCTTCCCGGGGGACACGGTGGATCCGCTCGTCCGCTTCCAGGTGCGCGTGCGCGCGGGCACGTCGCCCGACACGGCGCCCTCGGAGATCTCCGCCATCACCCTGACGATCGACGGCACGGATGAGCTCTACCGCAACGGCCCGGACAACGTCTGGAAGCCGATGAGCTGGCCCGGCCAGGCCGGCAAGCTGGGCGCGCACATCCATGTGGAGAACGCCTCCGGGGCCACCGCCGACATCGACGAGCCCGGAGAGTGGGGCTTGTTCCGCCTGCTCGAGCGCGTCAAGCGCATCGAGCCCAGCGGGGACGGCCGCTTCTTCACCGCCGTGTGGGAGATCGAGGACATGAACGGAGCACTCGTCGCCATCGACTTCCGGCCCGAGCGCACCGCCAACCCGTTCTTCGGCCTGTCGGGCAACAACACCTCCCGGCTGCTGCAGATCTTCCGGGATCCGGGCCTGTCGCCGCCGCTGGGGATCGCCCGCGGGGGCAAGGGCTGCATCGAGATGGTGAGCACGAACGGAGCCCCCTGA
- the tagF gene encoding type VI secretion system-associated protein TagF has product MTQAPHIGMLGKAPRHAEFVRHNAASPLARYLFRWMEESTGRLHGARSALPTTPVSFVFTAPGESSVLVGVLAPSSDSVGRAFPLAIFQELPATDVAGRYALLPETYQPFLRASEALLREAASLDVPRLQERAAKLPTARPGDLRVAERLREALLSEKRCMELLQHVIGDRPAEGRYYALHTFLTACMGERHREQGMAGVMLDCPYPSHMGPVTWLELSTRLLRWAAQPPSFFWSDGQQPRLLLCLGSAPPTLLLHLAQPSRGGTNVWPLRTDKPAAMEQAKQALSASQRQVIDSSHSTLEQLLRALAR; this is encoded by the coding sequence ATGACGCAGGCGCCTCACATCGGGATGCTGGGCAAGGCTCCGCGCCACGCGGAGTTCGTCCGGCACAACGCGGCCAGCCCCCTGGCGCGGTACCTCTTCCGCTGGATGGAGGAGAGCACCGGCCGGCTGCACGGGGCCCGGAGCGCGTTGCCCACCACTCCCGTCAGCTTCGTCTTCACCGCACCCGGCGAGAGCTCGGTGCTGGTGGGCGTGCTGGCGCCGAGCTCGGACAGTGTGGGGCGTGCCTTTCCCCTGGCCATCTTCCAGGAGCTGCCCGCCACGGACGTGGCCGGGCGTTACGCGCTGCTGCCGGAGACCTATCAGCCGTTCCTCCGGGCCAGCGAGGCGCTGCTGCGCGAGGCCGCCTCCCTCGACGTCCCGAGACTGCAGGAGCGCGCGGCGAAGCTGCCCACCGCGCGGCCCGGAGACCTCCGCGTGGCCGAGCGGCTCCGGGAGGCCCTGCTCTCCGAGAAGCGCTGCATGGAGCTGCTCCAGCACGTCATCGGAGACCGTCCCGCCGAGGGGCGCTACTACGCGCTGCACACCTTCCTCACCGCCTGCATGGGTGAGCGCCACCGCGAGCAGGGCATGGCCGGCGTGATGCTGGACTGTCCCTATCCCTCGCACATGGGGCCCGTCACCTGGCTGGAGCTGTCCACGCGGCTGCTGCGCTGGGCGGCCCAACCCCCTTCCTTCTTCTGGTCCGACGGGCAGCAGCCCCGGCTCCTGCTCTGCCTGGGCTCCGCGCCCCCTACCCTCCTGTTGCACCTGGCACAACCCTCTCGCGGGGGCACCAACGTCTGGCCCCTGCGCACCGACAAGCCCGCCGCCATGGAGCAGGCGAAGCAGGCCCTGTCCGCTTCGCAGCGCCAGGTCATCGATTCCTCCCACAGCACGCTCGAGCAACTCCTGCGTGCCCTCGCACGCTGA
- the tssA gene encoding type VI secretion system protein TssA yields the protein MTPSTDSLRQRASQWLEPISAEAPTGASSKHHPTYESVFSEVARLESPAGDAVRWDEVVRDAGELLRTTTKDLWLASYFAYGLYMTEGLPGAITGATLLAELTERYWQGLFPEASRLRSRGLALSWYVERMKHVLPTLQADSTSPAVVEALSTAVSKLAEVTRTRLASQGPAMGPLLTSLERLRASMPAEAATPAVAAPTPSAPAAPPAPTSAAPATAAPPPAPAPATPVAASPAPAAPPPAPPAPAPAASIHASQLPAVPGGELTSADAATDFLRNIGSTLTSASGVIRRANPADPLAYRLLRTGLWLHITQPPPTGANGRTSLPALPAHLRTKLETLSTHSRWAELLDESESALSQYRFALDLQRFSVHALASLGDTHASAREALLLELSSLLKRLPTMVELVASDGTPVADEATKEWLKREVLAKPGAAPRPPISMPLPRGLETSAPGAAPEADAQALLASATTARALFVARLQLARMHAQAGQLTTARALYEVLDAECTAHSLDSWEPALAAACLEGFLTCTLATKESQDILVGDYWIRYRRLVQLDPAAALRVQP from the coding sequence ATGACGCCCTCCACCGACAGCCTCCGCCAGCGTGCCAGCCAGTGGCTCGAGCCCATCTCCGCCGAGGCGCCCACCGGAGCCTCCTCCAAGCACCACCCCACCTACGAGAGCGTCTTCTCGGAGGTGGCCCGGCTCGAGTCTCCCGCGGGCGACGCCGTGCGTTGGGACGAGGTCGTCCGCGATGCCGGGGAGTTGCTGCGGACGACCACCAAGGACCTGTGGCTGGCCTCCTACTTCGCCTACGGGCTGTACATGACGGAGGGCCTGCCCGGCGCCATCACCGGGGCGACGCTGCTCGCGGAGCTGACCGAGCGCTACTGGCAGGGCCTCTTCCCCGAGGCCTCGCGCCTGCGCAGCCGGGGCCTCGCCCTGTCCTGGTACGTGGAGCGCATGAAGCACGTGCTCCCCACCCTCCAGGCCGACAGCACCTCGCCCGCCGTGGTGGAGGCCCTGTCCACCGCCGTGTCGAAGCTCGCCGAGGTGACGCGCACGCGCCTCGCCTCCCAGGGCCCGGCGATGGGGCCCCTCCTCACCAGCCTCGAGCGGCTGCGCGCGAGCATGCCCGCCGAGGCCGCGACTCCCGCGGTGGCCGCGCCCACACCTTCCGCGCCCGCCGCCCCGCCCGCGCCGACCAGCGCCGCACCGGCCACCGCCGCGCCTCCGCCCGCGCCCGCTCCGGCCACCCCGGTTGCCGCCAGCCCCGCTCCCGCCGCGCCTCCGCCCGCGCCCCCCGCGCCCGCTCCGGCCGCGTCCATCCACGCCTCCCAACTCCCCGCCGTGCCGGGCGGCGAGCTCACCAGCGCGGATGCCGCCACGGACTTCCTGCGCAACATCGGCTCCACGCTGACGAGCGCTTCCGGAGTCATCCGCCGGGCCAACCCGGCCGACCCGCTCGCCTATCGCTTGCTGCGCACCGGGCTGTGGCTGCACATCACACAGCCACCTCCCACCGGTGCCAATGGCAGGACATCCCTCCCGGCCCTGCCCGCCCATCTGCGCACGAAGCTGGAAACCCTCTCAACCCACTCCCGCTGGGCGGAGCTGCTCGACGAGTCCGAGTCCGCCTTGTCGCAGTATCGCTTTGCGCTGGACCTGCAACGTTTCAGTGTCCATGCCCTGGCATCCCTGGGTGACACCCATGCCTCCGCGCGTGAGGCATTGCTGCTGGAGCTGAGCAGTCTTCTCAAGCGCCTGCCCACGATGGTGGAGCTGGTGGCGTCGGACGGCACGCCCGTGGCGGACGAGGCCACCAAGGAGTGGCTCAAGCGCGAGGTGCTCGCGAAGCCCGGCGCCGCGCCACGTCCCCCCATCTCCATGCCGCTTCCTCGCGGGCTCGAAACTTCCGCCCCGGGTGCGGCTCCCGAGGCAGACGCCCAGGCGCTGCTCGCCTCCGCCACCACGGCCCGCGCGCTCTTCGTCGCGCGACTGCAATTGGCGCGCATGCATGCCCAGGCAGGACAGCTCACCACCGCCCGCGCGCTCTACGAGGTGCTGGATGCCGAGTGCACCGCGCACTCTCTCGATTCCTGGGAACCGGCACTCGCCGCCGCCTGTCTCGAGGGATTCCTCACCTGTACCCTGGCTACAAAAGAATCACAGGACATCCTGGTAGGAGATTACTGGATCCGTTATCGTCGTCTCGTCCAGCTCGACCCCGCTGCAGCCCTGCGCGTTCAACCCTGA
- the tssB gene encoding type VI secretion system contractile sheath small subunit: MSKESSVAPTERVNIVYKPATGNMQEQVELPLKMLMMGDFTGRQDDRPLEERAPINVDKMNFTEVMAQQNLKVDISVTDKLSSEDGANLPVSLQFKSLADFAPESIVNQVPELKKLLELRSALNALKGPLGNVPAFRKKLQAMLADDEGRKRLISELGLNGGETQK, from the coding sequence ATGAGCAAAGAGAGTTCCGTCGCCCCTACCGAACGCGTCAACATCGTCTACAAGCCCGCCACGGGCAACATGCAGGAGCAGGTCGAGCTGCCCCTGAAGATGTTGATGATGGGCGACTTCACCGGCCGGCAGGATGACCGTCCGTTGGAGGAGCGCGCCCCCATCAACGTGGACAAGATGAACTTCACCGAGGTGATGGCGCAGCAGAACCTCAAGGTGGACATCTCCGTCACGGACAAGCTGTCCAGCGAGGACGGCGCCAACCTGCCGGTGTCCCTGCAGTTCAAGAGCCTGGCGGACTTCGCTCCCGAGAGCATCGTCAACCAGGTGCCCGAGCTGAAGAAGCTGCTGGAGCTGCGCAGCGCGCTCAACGCCCTCAAGGGCCCCCTGGGCAACGTCCCGGCCTTCCGCAAGAAGCTCCAGGCGATGCTCGCCGACGACGAGGGCCGCAAGCGCCTCATCAGCGAGCTCGGCCTCAACGGTGGTGAGACCCAGAAGTAG
- the tssC gene encoding type VI secretion system contractile sheath large subunit, translating into MSTQTQTQNAAGAAAAVSPSLLDEILSEAKIKPKDEGYDIARKGVEAFIAEMLAPNRSEERIDKALVDAMIAEIDKRLTSQVNEIMHHEEVQKLESSWRSLKFLVDRVDFRENIRVEMLNVSKEDLLKDFEDSPEVVKSGLYRLVYSNEYGVFGGKPYGLLLGNYDFGPGPQDIDLLRKCASVAAMAHAPFIANASPEMFGEQNFLNLPNLKDLKSLFEGPQYARWHSFRESEDARYVGLCMPRFLLRLPYGEKTIPVKAFNFSEDVVGQHDKYLWGHASTAFATRVADSFAKFRWSPNIIGPQSGGAVEMLPLHQYEAMGEIQTKIPTEVMLTERREYELSEEGFIGLVFRKDADNAAFFSANSAQKAKFFGSTPEGKAAETNYRLGTQLPYMFIMTRLAHYVKVLQREQIGSWKERSDLERELNQWMSQYIADMDDPAPAVRSRRPLRAARVTVEDVEGQPGWYRCSLQVRPHFKYMGASFTLSLVGKLDKE; encoded by the coding sequence ATGAGCACTCAGACCCAGACCCAGAATGCCGCGGGCGCCGCGGCCGCCGTATCGCCCTCCCTGCTCGATGAGATCCTCTCCGAGGCGAAGATCAAGCCCAAGGACGAGGGTTACGACATCGCCCGCAAGGGCGTGGAGGCCTTCATCGCGGAGATGCTGGCCCCCAACCGCTCCGAGGAGCGCATCGACAAGGCCCTCGTCGACGCGATGATCGCGGAGATCGACAAGCGCCTGACCTCCCAGGTCAACGAGATCATGCACCACGAGGAGGTCCAGAAGCTGGAGTCCTCGTGGCGCTCGCTGAAGTTCCTCGTGGACCGGGTGGACTTCCGCGAGAACATCCGCGTGGAGATGCTCAACGTCTCCAAGGAGGACCTGCTCAAGGACTTCGAGGACTCGCCCGAGGTGGTCAAGAGCGGCCTGTACCGGCTGGTGTACTCCAACGAGTACGGCGTGTTCGGTGGCAAGCCCTACGGCCTGCTGCTGGGCAACTACGACTTCGGCCCGGGCCCGCAGGACATCGACTTGCTGCGCAAGTGCGCGTCCGTGGCGGCCATGGCCCACGCGCCCTTCATCGCCAACGCCAGCCCGGAGATGTTCGGCGAGCAGAACTTCCTCAACCTGCCCAACCTCAAGGACCTCAAGAGCCTGTTCGAGGGCCCGCAGTACGCCCGGTGGCACTCGTTCCGCGAGAGCGAGGACGCGCGCTACGTGGGCCTGTGCATGCCGCGCTTCCTGCTGCGGCTGCCGTACGGTGAGAAGACCATCCCCGTGAAGGCCTTCAACTTCAGCGAGGACGTGGTCGGGCAGCACGACAAGTACCTGTGGGGCCACGCCTCCACGGCGTTCGCCACCCGCGTGGCGGACTCCTTCGCCAAGTTCCGCTGGAGCCCGAACATCATCGGTCCCCAGTCCGGTGGCGCGGTGGAGATGCTGCCGCTGCACCAGTACGAGGCCATGGGGGAGATCCAGACCAAGATCCCCACCGAGGTGATGCTCACCGAGCGGCGCGAGTACGAGCTGAGCGAGGAGGGCTTCATCGGCCTGGTGTTCCGCAAGGACGCGGACAACGCGGCGTTCTTCTCGGCCAACTCGGCGCAGAAGGCCAAGTTCTTCGGCAGCACGCCGGAGGGCAAGGCGGCGGAGACCAACTACCGGCTCGGCACGCAGCTGCCCTACATGTTCATCATGACGCGGCTGGCGCACTACGTGAAGGTGCTCCAGCGCGAGCAGATTGGCAGCTGGAAGGAGCGCTCGGACCTGGAGCGCGAGCTGAACCAGTGGATGAGCCAGTACATCGCCGACATGGATGACCCGGCCCCCGCCGTGCGCTCGCGCCGCCCGCTGCGCGCCGCCCGCGTGACGGTGGAGGACGTGGAGGGTCAGCCCGGCTGGTATCGTTGCAGCCTGCAGGTGCGCCCGCACTTCAAGTACATGGGCGCGTCCTTCACGCTCTCCCTGGTGGGCAAGCTGGACAAGGAGTGA
- the tssD gene encoding type VI secretion system tube protein TssD, whose product MAETVHLYLKANGTDIKGDSTQTSLGRGDSIECVSFEHEVITARESGSGLATGRRQYPPMTIVKRIDKSSPLLMKALCENQVIDATFKFFRPNPTGDGTTEQFYTIAIKKGRINSIKQHVPDSFIPASTNLPAMETVTFVFHTIDWTITNGGVTHTDTWDTQR is encoded by the coding sequence ATGGCTGAGACTGTACACCTGTACCTGAAGGCGAACGGCACGGACATCAAGGGCGACAGCACCCAGACGAGCCTGGGCCGCGGCGACTCCATCGAGTGCGTGTCCTTCGAGCACGAGGTCATCACCGCGCGTGAGTCCGGCTCCGGCCTGGCCACGGGCCGCCGGCAGTACCCGCCGATGACGATCGTCAAGCGCATCGACAAGTCCTCGCCGCTGCTGATGAAGGCGCTGTGCGAGAACCAGGTCATCGACGCGACCTTCAAGTTCTTCCGCCCCAACCCGACCGGCGACGGCACCACCGAGCAGTTCTACACCATCGCCATCAAGAAGGGCCGCATCAACAGCATCAAGCAGCACGTGCCGGACAGCTTCATCCCGGCCAGCACCAACCTGCCCGCCATGGAGACGGTCACGTTCGTGTTCCACACGATCGACTGGACCATCACCAACGGTGGCGTGACGCACACCGACACCTGGGACACCCAGCGCTAG
- the tssE gene encoding type VI secretion system baseplate subunit TssE, translated as MAERGLLTRLASSSHGSLAPRGNAVAAISEHLRALLNTRKGEAAAAPAYGIMDFNDIIHILPAAIPRMQQSIRTAIQEFEPRLKNVVVTHVPDEQDPTALRFDIIAQLNLKDARGTVRFHTELKPGGRMDLW; from the coding sequence ATGGCCGAACGAGGACTCCTGACACGTCTGGCCTCCAGCAGCCACGGCTCGCTGGCACCCCGCGGCAACGCGGTGGCCGCCATCTCCGAGCACCTGCGGGCCCTGCTCAACACCCGGAAGGGAGAGGCCGCCGCGGCCCCTGCCTACGGCATCATGGATTTCAACGACATCATCCACATCCTCCCGGCGGCCATCCCGAGGATGCAGCAGTCCATCCGCACGGCCATCCAGGAGTTCGAGCCGCGGTTGAAGAACGTCGTCGTCACGCACGTTCCCGACGAGCAGGACCCCACCGCCCTGCGGTTCGACATCATCGCGCAGCTCAACCTCAAGGACGCGCGCGGCACGGTCCGCTTCCACACCGAGCTGAAACCCGGCGGCCGGATGGACCTCTGGTGA